From one Halothece sp. PCC 7418 genomic stretch:
- a CDS encoding DUF29 domain-containing protein, with the protein MTSETLYNQDFAKWVQTTVEQLKHQQWEQIDLENLVNEVEGLTKQEQRELRNYLKLLLWHILKWQYQPQKRSRSWEVTIEQAQEEITDILKDSPSLKQYLEDSFEAVYQQARSKAKKETGLALSTFPEAAPMTLEEALLFQTTSENTL; encoded by the coding sequence ATGACTTCAGAAACACTGTACAACCAAGATTTTGCTAAGTGGGTTCAAACAACAGTTGAGCAATTAAAACATCAACAATGGGAACAAATTGACTTAGAAAACCTAGTCAATGAGGTGGAAGGCTTGACCAAACAAGAACAGCGTGAGCTTAGAAATTATCTTAAATTATTACTATGGCACATTCTCAAGTGGCAATATCAGCCCCAAAAACGGTCTAGAAGTTGGGAAGTCACCATTGAACAAGCCCAAGAAGAAATTACTGATATCCTTAAAGACAGTCCTAGCCTCAAACAATATTTAGAAGATTCTTTTGAAGCTGTCTATCAGCAAGCGCGAAGCAAAGCGAAGAAAGAAACGGGTTTAGCTTTAAGCACCTTTCCCGAAGCAGCGCCAATGACGCTAGAAGAAGCCTTACTGTTTCAAACCACTTCTGAAAATACGCTTTAG
- a CDS encoding response regulator — protein MYGSLHELDLRSLLELLERSQATGQLLIQAASAFSPSDLGSLASEDHSFWLLSLSNGQITYAVDGNLRQYQRLQDYLRRYQVETVVERLPKTDRVALPRNFLQATARSLPEYNYLWVLLEHHVLTATQGKQILEHIVHETMFDLLSLQQGFFRFQSNTVVEPQLTTLEISPLLTQVMRELQQWKQLSPYVTSPEQCPLLTKNHELKQALTPSAYRSLAVACQGELSLRRIARYLNKDLLTISQALYPYIQRGWLQMLAEEEALPSQSIQEASATTKMVYIGQENEVRDQIEYILKSKGYLPMIIDDPIDALSMIARSQPSLVFCALELSTWSGEQLSYSLRNLPTLSQVPIILVTPENPDPIRLTRAQLLGVTEILVPPIQDSDLLHLLRTHLNPKDQQHQFL, from the coding sequence ATGTATGGTAGCCTGCACGAACTGGATCTCCGTAGTTTGTTAGAGTTGCTTGAACGTAGCCAAGCTACAGGACAACTCCTAATTCAAGCTGCTTCTGCCTTTTCCCCTTCTGATCTGGGGTCGCTCGCCTCAGAAGATCATTCCTTTTGGCTACTCTCTTTGAGTAACGGTCAAATCACTTATGCTGTTGATGGCAACCTGAGACAGTACCAACGACTACAAGACTATCTCCGTCGCTATCAGGTGGAGACAGTAGTGGAACGTTTACCAAAAACCGACAGGGTTGCCTTACCTCGCAATTTTCTCCAAGCTACGGCAAGATCCTTACCCGAATATAACTATTTATGGGTTCTCCTCGAACATCATGTTTTGACAGCCACTCAAGGAAAGCAAATTCTTGAACATATTGTTCATGAAACCATGTTTGACTTATTGAGCCTGCAACAAGGGTTCTTTAGGTTTCAGAGTAACACTGTTGTCGAGCCTCAACTAACCACTCTTGAGATTAGTCCACTTTTAACGCAGGTGATGCGGGAACTTCAACAGTGGAAGCAACTTTCTCCTTACGTTACCTCTCCAGAACAGTGTCCGCTTCTCACGAAAAATCATGAACTGAAACAAGCCCTAACGCCATCAGCCTATCGGAGTCTCGCTGTTGCTTGTCAAGGTGAACTTTCTTTACGACGAATTGCTCGTTATTTGAACAAAGATTTACTGACGATTAGCCAAGCCCTCTACCCGTACATTCAACGGGGTTGGCTGCAAATGCTTGCGGAAGAAGAAGCCCTTCCCTCTCAATCGATTCAGGAGGCTTCTGCTACCACTAAGATGGTTTACATTGGTCAAGAAAATGAAGTCAGGGATCAGATAGAATATATTTTAAAGTCCAAGGGGTATCTCCCCATGATCATTGATGATCCCATTGATGCACTGAGTATGATTGCGCGATCGCAGCCGAGCCTAGTGTTCTGCGCGTTAGAACTATCCACCTGGTCTGGGGAACAACTCAGCTACAGCTTGAGAAACCTTCCCACTTTAAGCCAAGTCCCGATCATTCTTGTCACGCCAGAAAATCCTGATCCGATCCGCTTAACTCGTGCTCAGCTTTTAGGAGTCACTGAGATTTTAGTGCCCCCGATTCAAGACTCAGATTTGCTTCATCTCTTAAGAACTCATCTGAACCCCAAAGATCAACAACATCAATTCCTTTGA
- a CDS encoding ferrochelatase yields the protein MVAVPEKTEQTSQQDINSSDRVAVLLMGYGEVESYEDFANYNEQALNLLTAKFAPVPTWMYPPLAKLLAIFDFHEWSHQHGNFISPHNKIFEAQREGIEQELKKTWGEKVSVFKAFNFCKPYLPNQVLAQIKEQGYNKILIYPLLVVDSIFTSGIAVEQVNEALHELNSGEEQWVTGMRYIPSFYNQPDYIDLMARLVEEKIQSELSDAYLPSEIGIVLMNHGCPHKAKGFTSGITESEALYESVREKLINKYPLISVGWLNHDTPLIEWTQLNADLAAKNLIELGAKAVVMMPIGFATENHETILDVDHIIHDVKRQYKDVNFVQMACANDHPEFLKMAANWADEQIEALLSETAIAVNPQLASEKGTHSHDHDHSHSHDHDGHHHHHHH from the coding sequence GTGGTTGCAGTACCAGAAAAAACAGAACAAACGAGCCAACAAGATATTAACAGCAGCGATCGCGTGGCTGTACTATTAATGGGTTATGGTGAGGTAGAAAGTTATGAGGACTTCGCCAACTATAACGAACAAGCCCTGAACTTACTCACCGCAAAGTTCGCTCCTGTTCCAACTTGGATGTATCCTCCCCTTGCAAAGTTACTCGCGATCTTTGATTTTCACGAATGGAGTCACCAACACGGTAACTTTATCTCCCCTCATAACAAAATTTTTGAAGCGCAACGGGAAGGCATCGAACAAGAGTTAAAGAAAACTTGGGGCGAAAAAGTCTCTGTTTTTAAGGCGTTTAACTTCTGTAAGCCCTATCTTCCCAATCAAGTGTTAGCGCAAATTAAAGAACAGGGATATAACAAAATTTTGATCTATCCCTTGCTTGTCGTTGATTCCATTTTCACTAGCGGTATTGCGGTAGAACAAGTCAACGAAGCCCTGCACGAACTCAATTCGGGTGAAGAACAATGGGTAACTGGGATGCGCTATATTCCCTCCTTCTATAACCAACCCGACTACATTGACTTAATGGCGCGGTTAGTGGAAGAAAAAATTCAAAGTGAACTTTCCGATGCTTATCTTCCTTCCGAAATTGGGATTGTCTTGATGAATCACGGTTGTCCTCACAAAGCCAAAGGATTTACCTCTGGCATCACCGAAAGCGAAGCCCTGTATGAAAGTGTACGGGAAAAACTGATTAATAAATATCCTTTAATTTCTGTGGGTTGGTTAAACCATGACACCCCTCTCATTGAATGGACACAACTCAACGCTGATTTAGCAGCGAAAAACTTGATTGAACTGGGTGCAAAAGCGGTGGTTATGATGCCCATTGGTTTTGCCACTGAAAACCACGAAACCATCTTAGACGTTGACCACATCATTCACGATGTCAAACGGCAATATAAAGATGTTAATTTTGTGCAAATGGCTTGTGCCAATGACCATCCTGAGTTCTTGAAAATGGCAGCAAACTGGGCGGATGAACAAATTGAGGCTTTACTCTCTGAAACCGCGATCGCTGTGAACCCACAACTGGCGAGTGAAAAAGGCACTCACTCCCACGATCATGATCATAGCCACAGCCATGATCATGATGGACATCATCACCACCACCATCATTAA
- the hmpF gene encoding pilus motility taxis protein HmpF, which yields MLYIAEVKKQKYLFMGGTKTVLHLLACQQNDNRWSAIPGEEVISTEDVTQQFAEGALVTVNLGPNRQVQGSLNLAGPRVANLLQTFSRQVEKTKGQEEEIEEWKQSLTIQAQELNRRQNELQEAEARIEDKEEELSALEKEREEIQQLREQWERDRAELEGAWEQLRGEQQRLQVQQEELQGKQGLTPEQGEALRNLVQQVESAIAATQTTLDPLNTAETLVKEQTETIQGQWKTLDQQRQQAEQKQKDAEQINENLKTLRQQLQEKEGELLQRQQRLATAQSQVDTKQQIVTYLAAQLQKQSEARDILSRLVINSPQLKIQQEIDTQSLEKMPVEQLEEEFNSMQKSFEQAVSFVKDQEEELDYQLQSVRELEEQLKQAQSSEKENIRNELAEEEDRYRFLEKTLVGQRRNLMSREDIMEQYKRVLKRRQGETDWTPDVEKVDLSPIFNKIDDQRDYSEDEYHQVNEELKTLQTQVEELETTVKEQQQECDKTRTEIDTLVANWQDTQKEANELLTRVEVNGETLHHQEEKLQEIREKLDAIAQAMEKINISEQQKQLSQVQELLNSL from the coding sequence GTGCTGTATATTGCAGAAGTGAAGAAACAGAAATACCTATTTATGGGCGGGACGAAAACCGTTCTTCATTTACTGGCTTGTCAACAAAATGATAATCGCTGGAGTGCAATTCCGGGGGAAGAGGTGATCTCCACTGAAGATGTGACACAGCAGTTTGCAGAGGGAGCTCTTGTCACGGTTAATTTAGGACCCAATCGTCAGGTGCAGGGCTCGTTAAATTTAGCTGGTCCGAGGGTTGCCAATTTGTTACAAACGTTTTCTCGGCAGGTGGAAAAAACAAAGGGACAAGAAGAAGAGATTGAAGAATGGAAACAGTCTCTCACCATTCAAGCGCAAGAACTGAACCGTCGTCAGAATGAGTTACAAGAAGCTGAGGCTCGCATTGAAGATAAGGAAGAAGAACTCAGTGCTCTAGAAAAGGAACGGGAAGAAATTCAGCAATTACGGGAACAATGGGAGCGCGATCGCGCTGAGTTAGAAGGGGCTTGGGAACAACTGCGAGGAGAACAACAACGCTTACAAGTCCAACAAGAGGAATTACAAGGAAAACAAGGACTGACTCCAGAACAAGGAGAAGCTCTCCGCAATTTAGTCCAACAAGTAGAAAGCGCGATCGCTGCGACCCAAACCACTCTTGATCCTCTCAATACGGCGGAGACTTTAGTCAAAGAACAAACCGAAACTATTCAAGGACAATGGAAAACGTTAGACCAACAACGTCAGCAAGCGGAACAGAAACAGAAGGATGCTGAACAAATCAATGAGAACTTAAAAACTCTGCGCCAACAATTGCAAGAAAAAGAAGGAGAATTATTACAAAGGCAGCAGCGTTTGGCGACGGCTCAAAGTCAAGTTGACACCAAGCAACAGATTGTCACTTATCTCGCAGCCCAACTGCAAAAACAAAGTGAAGCCAGAGATATTTTATCACGGTTAGTTATCAACTCACCCCAATTAAAAATTCAGCAAGAAATTGATACTCAATCACTGGAAAAAATGCCTGTTGAACAGTTGGAAGAAGAGTTTAATTCGATGCAAAAATCCTTTGAGCAGGCGGTTTCTTTTGTGAAAGATCAAGAAGAGGAATTAGATTATCAATTACAAAGTGTTCGGGAATTAGAAGAGCAATTGAAGCAAGCACAGAGCAGTGAAAAAGAAAATATTCGGAATGAGTTAGCAGAAGAAGAGGATCGGTATCGTTTCTTGGAGAAGACGTTAGTGGGCCAGCGTCGTAACTTAATGTCACGAGAAGATATTATGGAACAATATAAGAGAGTTCTCAAACGTCGTCAAGGAGAAACCGATTGGACCCCAGATGTGGAGAAAGTTGATCTCAGTCCGATTTTTAATAAAATTGACGACCAGCGTGATTATAGCGAAGATGAATATCATCAGGTCAATGAGGAATTGAAAACCTTACAAACTCAAGTTGAAGAATTAGAAACCACAGTTAAAGAACAGCAACAAGAATGTGATAAAACTCGAACAGAAATTGATACTCTGGTCGCTAATTGGCAAGATACTCAAAAAGAAGCGAATGAATTATTGACTCGGGTGGAAGTGAATGGAGAAACGTTACATCATCAAGAAGAGAAATTGCAAGAAATTCGGGAAAAATTAGACGCGATCGCGCAAGCTATGGAAAAAATTAATATTTCAGAGCAACAAAAACAGTTATCACAGGTACAAGAATTATTGAATAGTTTATAG
- the tilS gene encoding tRNA lysidine(34) synthetase TilS has product MTIIWTDFHGRVHKTLRQRQLLPKQASVLIAVSGGQDSLCLLRLLSDLQAKWDWRLGVAHCDHRWSGDVGMADHVQKVVEAYRLPFFRMTASTPVVATEASARSWRYQMLTDCCQENEYNYLVTGHTGSDRAETLLYNLIRGSGTDGLQALTWQRPLTENIALVRPLLNFTRAETQQVCTQLNLPVWEDIANQNLAYARNRIRQQILPQIKAHFNPQVEIALAQTAEVLQAETNYLHTLATDLFLKASTQTPEHSLSRLPLQTAPLALKRRVMRLFWQQSFQASPRFEQIEELTALIHAPNKSRTSSFPGNVYAEVKENLIVWNNSDQ; this is encoded by the coding sequence ATGACCATCATCTGGACGGATTTTCATGGGCGAGTGCATAAAACCCTGCGTCAGCGACAACTCTTACCCAAGCAAGCCTCAGTCTTGATCGCGGTTTCAGGGGGACAAGATTCGCTTTGTTTGCTGCGGTTATTGTCTGATTTACAAGCAAAGTGGGACTGGCGATTAGGGGTGGCTCATTGTGATCATCGTTGGTCTGGAGATGTGGGAATGGCGGATCATGTGCAGAAAGTGGTTGAAGCGTACCGCCTTCCCTTTTTTCGGATGACTGCATCCACTCCCGTTGTCGCAACCGAAGCCAGTGCGCGATCGTGGCGTTATCAAATGTTAACGGACTGTTGCCAAGAGAATGAATATAATTATTTGGTGACAGGGCATACGGGCAGCGATCGCGCGGAAACCCTACTCTATAATTTAATCAGAGGTAGCGGTACAGATGGCTTACAAGCCCTCACTTGGCAAAGACCACTGACAGAAAATATTGCTCTGGTTCGCCCCTTACTCAACTTTACTCGTGCGGAAACCCAACAAGTCTGTACGCAGTTAAACTTACCCGTTTGGGAAGATATTGCAAATCAAAATCTTGCCTACGCTAGAAATCGCATCAGACAGCAAATATTGCCCCAAATTAAAGCCCATTTTAATCCTCAGGTGGAAATTGCTCTCGCCCAAACCGCAGAAGTTTTACAAGCCGAAACGAACTATCTGCACACTCTAGCCACTGATTTATTCTTAAAAGCCTCCACACAAACCCCGGAACACTCTCTTTCTCGACTTCCTCTCCAAACTGCGCCCTTAGCCCTAAAACGTCGCGTGATGCGGTTATTTTGGCAACAGTCTTTTCAAGCCTCTCCCCGTTTCGAGCAAATTGAAGAATTAACCGCCTTAATTCATGCTCCGAATAAAAGCCGAACTTCTTCCTTTCCAGGCAATGTTTATGCAGAAGTCAAAGAAAACTTAATTGTTTGGAATAACAGTGATCAGTGA
- a CDS encoding response regulator transcription factor, with protein sequence MSTVLVVEDSVTQRQMISDLLKESGLNASVISVGDGVEALEQIQTQPPDIVVLDIVMPRMNGYEVCRQIKTDPNTENVPVIMCSSKGEEFDKYWGMKQGADAYIAKPFEPTELIGTIKQLLRG encoded by the coding sequence ATGAGTACGGTTTTAGTTGTTGAAGATAGCGTGACCCAGAGACAAATGATTTCCGATTTGCTCAAAGAGAGTGGGTTAAACGCATCAGTGATTAGTGTGGGTGATGGCGTGGAGGCTCTAGAGCAAATTCAAACGCAACCCCCCGATATCGTTGTTTTAGATATTGTGATGCCTCGCATGAATGGTTATGAAGTTTGCCGTCAAATTAAGACTGATCCCAACACCGAAAATGTCCCAGTAATCATGTGTTCTTCTAAAGGAGAAGAATTTGATAAATATTGGGGGATGAAACAAGGAGCAGATGCTTATATTGCTAAGCCTTTTGAACCTACCGAACTCATTGGTACAATTAAGCAATTGCTGAGGGGATAG
- a CDS encoding HAMP domain-containing methyl-accepting chemotaxis protein, translating into MGGTTGNGIKYKKNQQEYERAKTAYITANYEEAAEIIEKLAQDSPDDPEILLLRGHIYCYFQDFEAAKEQYNLVIQNTDSEDYVECAYSGLETVDQWQSRGGGNFTSASTQGGTEARSVTSVTNRSDSEEDVTGIWSEEEDWEFEADEDEPTGALGHDQDPFSNAESDLTGIEEQPDPFTELSEDEMTAVSALNDDFDDEDDEEVTNLAESEANSLYSEELDHFGNQSQTEINGSTDGDPTDEDEHQESKGTFLFRPQDDSSDDDHTEGNLVEEEFDFSQYTNEDFLEEGEEEDDDDVNTFGHGNTEKTKQSPLGKEGATGSLAEEVPSSSFSLQQEEKTPLQSKDPSGSSQEGKATLSEENQGNNGQGLFTSATEQAQEGAELFSATETQGTDSSFDTNTQDNEPFVEQEQGSLAFLENASLAKKQQIISGAVGIASAVVVAVGSFAVSTVGENKPSFFGNLARSTAVGLVGGAASGAITWVMGGVVVKQVKRSTGDLQAQLYAVQQGNLEAKATVYSQDEFGQLASGFNQMTRVVSTTTNEAQRKAQEQEQAKEDLQRQVIRLLDDVEGAARGDLTVQAQVSADVLGAVADAFNLTIRSLRTIVQQVKEAARQVNEGAAESASFAGGLSEDALRQAEELAVSLNSAQMMTESIQRVADNAKEAESVARTASETALKGGEAVDSTVAGILQIRETVAQSTRKVKRLAESSQEISKIVSVISQIATRTNNLALNASIEAARAGEAGRGFAVIADEVRQLADRSTKSLREIEKIVLQIQSETSSVMIAMEEGTQQVIEGTERAEQAKNALEDIIQVSNRIDSLVQSITADTVEQSETAQSVAQVMQSVEMTAQGTSQESQQVSTALQNLVSLAGDLLASVERFRVNPEDEQNN; encoded by the coding sequence TTGGGAGGCACAACGGGAAATGGCATCAAGTACAAAAAAAATCAACAAGAGTATGAGCGGGCGAAAACAGCTTATATCACAGCCAATTATGAAGAAGCTGCAGAGATTATTGAAAAGCTAGCGCAAGACTCGCCAGATGACCCTGAAATTTTGTTACTGCGAGGTCACATTTATTGCTATTTTCAAGATTTTGAAGCAGCTAAGGAACAATATAACTTAGTGATTCAAAATACGGATAGTGAAGATTATGTTGAATGTGCATACTCAGGTTTAGAAACCGTTGATCAGTGGCAAAGTAGAGGAGGGGGGAATTTTACTTCTGCCTCAACTCAAGGAGGAACAGAAGCTAGGTCTGTTACCTCTGTTACCAATCGATCTGACTCAGAAGAAGATGTTACGGGAATTTGGTCGGAAGAAGAGGATTGGGAGTTTGAAGCGGATGAAGATGAACCGACAGGGGCTTTAGGTCATGATCAAGATCCGTTTTCCAATGCTGAGAGTGATCTGACAGGGATAGAAGAGCAACCAGATCCCTTCACTGAGCTTTCAGAGGATGAAATGACTGCTGTTTCGGCTCTCAATGATGACTTTGATGATGAAGATGATGAAGAGGTAACCAATTTAGCTGAGTCAGAAGCTAACTCGCTCTACTCTGAGGAATTAGATCATTTTGGGAATCAATCTCAGACGGAAATCAATGGTTCAACTGATGGTGACCCAACCGATGAGGATGAGCATCAAGAAAGTAAAGGAACTTTCCTCTTTCGTCCTCAAGATGATTCATCAGACGATGATCACACTGAGGGCAATTTGGTTGAAGAAGAATTTGACTTTAGCCAGTACACGAATGAAGACTTCCTTGAAGAAGGAGAAGAGGAAGATGATGATGATGTTAATACTTTTGGTCATGGTAACACTGAGAAAACGAAACAGTCCCCCCTTGGGAAGGAAGGGGCAACAGGTTCTTTAGCAGAAGAAGTTCCCTCTAGTTCTTTCTCCTTGCAACAGGAAGAGAAGACACCTCTCCAGAGTAAAGATCCCTCAGGTTCATCCCAAGAAGGGAAAGCAACACTCAGTGAAGAGAATCAAGGAAATAACGGTCAAGGTTTATTTACGAGTGCAACCGAACAAGCACAAGAAGGTGCAGAATTATTTAGTGCCACTGAGACGCAAGGGACTGATTCCTCCTTTGATACCAACACTCAAGATAATGAACCGTTTGTTGAACAGGAACAAGGCTCACTTGCATTTTTAGAAAATGCTTCTTTAGCGAAAAAGCAACAAATTATTTCTGGCGCAGTGGGGATTGCCTCTGCGGTTGTGGTTGCTGTGGGCAGTTTTGCTGTCTCGACGGTGGGAGAAAATAAACCCAGCTTTTTTGGTAATTTAGCTCGCTCCACAGCAGTCGGGCTCGTCGGAGGTGCAGCCAGTGGTGCTATCACTTGGGTGATGGGCGGTGTTGTGGTCAAACAAGTGAAACGATCCACGGGTGATTTACAAGCCCAGCTTTATGCGGTGCAGCAAGGGAATTTAGAGGCGAAGGCAACGGTTTACTCTCAGGATGAGTTTGGACAGTTAGCGTCTGGCTTTAACCAGATGACGCGGGTGGTTTCAACGACGACCAATGAAGCGCAACGGAAAGCACAAGAACAAGAACAAGCGAAAGAAGATTTACAGCGTCAGGTGATTCGCTTACTGGATGATGTAGAAGGGGCAGCACGGGGAGATTTAACGGTACAAGCTCAGGTCAGTGCTGACGTTTTAGGGGCGGTGGCGGATGCTTTTAACTTAACCATTCGCAGCTTACGGACGATTGTGCAACAGGTAAAAGAAGCAGCACGACAAGTGAACGAAGGAGCAGCAGAAAGTGCCTCCTTTGCGGGGGGATTATCGGAAGATGCCCTGCGTCAAGCGGAAGAGTTAGCGGTGAGTTTGAATTCAGCCCAAATGATGACCGAGTCCATTCAACGGGTTGCGGATAATGCAAAAGAGGCGGAATCCGTTGCTCGCACTGCTTCCGAAACGGCTCTCAAAGGGGGGGAAGCGGTAGATAGTACGGTGGCTGGTATTTTGCAAATTCGAGAAACGGTTGCCCAAAGTACCCGTAAGGTAAAGCGTCTGGCGGAGTCCTCTCAAGAAATTTCTAAGATTGTTTCGGTCATTTCTCAGATTGCAACTCGGACTAACAACTTAGCATTAAACGCATCTATTGAGGCAGCCCGTGCGGGAGAAGCAGGACGCGGTTTCGCGGTGATTGCCGATGAAGTGCGACAGTTAGCGGATCGTTCTACGAAATCGTTGCGGGAAATTGAAAAGATTGTACTGCAAATTCAAAGTGAAACCAGTTCGGTGATGATTGCGATGGAAGAGGGAACACAACAGGTGATTGAAGGAACGGAACGGGCGGAACAGGCGAAAAATGCGCTAGAGGATATTATTCAGGTATCGAACCGTATTGACTCCCTGGTACAATCGATTACCGCAGACACCGTTGAACAATCGGAAACGGCGCAATCAGTGGCTCAGGTGATGCAATCAGTGGAGATGACAGCCCAAGGAACGTCCCAAGAATCCCAGCAGGTTTCCACAGCACTGCAAAATCTGGTAAGTTTAGCGGGGGATCTTCTGGCTTCGGTGGAACGATTCCGCGTTAATCCTGAAGATGAGCAGAATAACTAG
- a CDS encoding chemotaxis protein CheW encodes MVNPAEFNEQTPFGAEEDDLGSEIQSYEPPEGELHLRLYLPSERELAIPATGIREVVSQSPNLITPIPNASVLLLGTMNLRGQVIWVADLGKFLGDPGVLTTERSEIPVITIEDQDMMMGLAVEKIAGMEWLEPEELEVASNLSDEMAPFIQGEWEWDRSSLFLLDPSAILRSARWAA; translated from the coding sequence ATGGTGAATCCAGCCGAATTCAACGAGCAAACCCCTTTCGGTGCAGAAGAAGATGATCTCGGTTCAGAAATCCAGTCATACGAACCGCCAGAAGGAGAACTACATTTACGACTGTACCTTCCTTCAGAAAGAGAACTTGCCATTCCAGCAACCGGAATTCGAGAAGTGGTCTCCCAATCTCCAAACTTAATTACTCCCATTCCCAATGCTTCGGTTCTGCTTTTAGGAACAATGAATTTGCGAGGACAAGTCATTTGGGTTGCTGATCTCGGTAAATTTTTAGGAGATCCTGGAGTCTTAACCACTGAACGTTCAGAAATTCCTGTAATTACCATTGAAGACCAAGACATGATGATGGGATTGGCGGTGGAAAAAATTGCTGGGATGGAATGGCTAGAACCAGAAGAATTGGAAGTAGCCAGTAACTTATCTGACGAAATGGCTCCTTTTATTCAAGGAGAATGGGAATGGGATCGTTCTTCCTTATTTTTACTCGATCCTTCAGCAATTCTGCGTTCAGCGCGGTGGGCTGCGTGA
- the ccsB gene encoding c-type cytochrome biogenesis protein CcsB, whose protein sequence is MDLIALQHQLDNLSFLVLFLTMLIYWVGTAFRNLSFLNPLGTAGMAIGNFCIAGLLGARWIEAGYFPISNLYESLFFLAWGVTAVHLVVELSTENRLIGVFSAPLAMGITAFAALSLPPEMQASEPLVPALKSNWLMMHVSVMMLSYATLMVGSLLAIAFLIVTKGNSVQLQGSSYGTGNERLRAIRNQTEYATATASSSSSNTQTAVLDKSETGTTTQLSPQRLNLAQTLDNLSYRVIGLGFPLLTIGIIAGAVWANEAWGSYWSWDPKETWALITWLVFAAYLHARITKGWQGRKPAILASAGFIVVWICYLGVNLLGKGLHSYGWFF, encoded by the coding sequence ATGGATTTAATTGCGCTACAACATCAACTGGATAATCTTTCTTTTTTGGTGCTTTTCCTGACAATGCTGATTTATTGGGTTGGCACTGCTTTTCGTAACTTGTCATTTCTGAATCCTCTGGGAACTGCTGGAATGGCAATTGGGAATTTCTGTATTGCTGGTTTACTCGGTGCGCGCTGGATTGAAGCGGGATATTTCCCCATCAGTAACTTGTATGAATCCCTCTTTTTCCTCGCTTGGGGAGTGACTGCGGTTCATTTAGTTGTGGAATTGAGCACTGAGAATCGTTTAATCGGTGTTTTTAGTGCGCCTTTGGCAATGGGGATTACAGCCTTTGCTGCTTTGAGTTTGCCTCCAGAAATGCAGGCTTCTGAACCGCTAGTGCCTGCTTTAAAGTCGAATTGGCTAATGATGCACGTTAGCGTCATGATGTTAAGTTATGCCACATTAATGGTGGGATCTCTTCTCGCGATCGCGTTTTTAATCGTCACTAAAGGCAATTCTGTCCAACTGCAAGGGAGTTCTTACGGCACAGGAAATGAACGTCTCCGCGCCATCCGAAATCAAACCGAATACGCCACAGCCACTGCAAGTTCTAGTTCTAGCAATACTCAAACCGCCGTTTTAGATAAATCCGAAACCGGCACAACAACTCAGTTATCGCCACAACGACTGAATTTAGCGCAAACCTTAGATAACCTCAGCTATCGTGTCATTGGCTTAGGCTTTCCTCTTCTCACCATTGGCATTATTGCTGGTGCAGTTTGGGCAAATGAAGCCTGGGGATCTTACTGGAGTTGGGATCCCAAAGAAACTTGGGCTTTAATTACTTGGCTCGTTTTTGCTGCTTATCTTCATGCGAGAATTACGAAAGGATGGCAAGGTAGAAAACCTGCGATTCTTGCCAGTGCTGGCTTTATTGTCGTTTGGATTTGCTATTTAGGCGTGAACTTACTCGGAAAAGGCTTACATTCCTACGGGTGGTTCTTTTAA